Proteins co-encoded in one Gossypium arboreum isolate Shixiya-1 chromosome 11, ASM2569848v2, whole genome shotgun sequence genomic window:
- the LOC108472101 gene encoding zeta-carotene desaturase, chloroplastic/chromoplastic isoform X1: MASASVLFAATGLGSMVRVKSTRLFVKSSLDTNVSDMSVNAPKGLFPPEPEHYRGPKLKVAIIGAGLAGMSTAVELLDQGHEVDIFESRPFIGGKVGSFVDRKGNHIEMGLHVFFGCYNNLFRLMKKVGADQNLLVKDHTHTFVNKGGEIGELDFRFPVGAPIHGISAFLSTNQLKTYDKARNAVALALSPVVKALVDPDGAMRDIRDLDSISFSDWFLSKGGTRMSIQRMWDPVAYALGFIDCDNISARCMLTIFSLFATKTEASLLRMLKGSPDVYLSGPIRNYITERGGRFHMRWGCREILYDKFADGEIYVTGLAMSKATNQKIVKADAYVAACDVPGIKRLLPSEWRELQFFNNIYELVGVPVVTVQLRYNGWVTELRDLEQSRKLRQAVGLDNLLYTPDADFSCFADLALTSPEDYYIEGQGSLLQCVLTPGDPYMPLPNDEIIKRVAKQVLALFPSSQGLEITWSSVVKIGQSLYREGPGKDPFRPDQKTPIKNFFLAGSYTKQDYIDSMEGATLSGRQASAYICDAGEELVALQKKLAAIESHQQLETSSDELSLV; the protein is encoded by the exons ATGGCTTCTGCTTCTGTTCTGTTTGCAGCCACTGGTTTGGGTTCAATGGTTCGGGTCAAGTCTACAAGGCTCTTTGTGAAGTCTTCTTTGGATACCAATGTTTCTGATATGAGTGTTAATG CTCCAAAGGGATTGTTTCCACCTGAACCTGAACATTATAGAGGACCAAAGCTGAAGGTGGCTATTATTGGAGCTGGTCTTGCTGGCATGTCAACAGCTGTTGAGCTATTGGATCAAGGCCATGAG GTTGATATATTCGAGTCTAGGCCTTTCATCGGAGGCAAAGTAGGTTCTTTTGTTGATAGAAAAGGAAACCACATTGAGATGGGGCTGCATGTTTTTTTTGGTTGCTACAACAATCTATTCCGGTTGATGAAAAAG GTGGGTGCAGATCAAAATCTACTTGTGAAGGATCATACTCACACATTTGTAAACAAAGGGGGTGAAATTGGTG AACTTGATTTTAGATTTCCAGTTGGAGCTCCCATCCATGGAATTAGTGCCTTTTTATCTACAAATCAACTGAAG acGTATGATAAAGCAAGAAATGCTGTGGCACTTGCCCTAAGTCCAGTTGTGAAGGCTCTTGTCGATCCAGATGGAGCGATGAGGGATATAAGAGATTTGGATAGT ATAAGCTTCTCTGATTGGTTTTTGTCTAAAGGTGGTACACGCATGAGTATCCAGAGAATGTGGGATCCTGTTGCTTATGCCTTGGGTTTTATCGACTGTGATAACATAAGTGCTCGTTGCATGCTCACTATTTTCTCATTGTTTGCCACCAAGACAGAGGCTTCTCTTCTGCGAATGCTGAAGGGTTCTCCGGATGTTTACTTGAGTGGTCCCATCAGAAATTATATCACAGAAAGAGGAGGCAG GTTCCATATGAGGTGGGGATGCAGAGAGATACTTTATGATAAATTCGCTGATGGAGAGATATATGTCACGGGACTTGCCATGTCTAAA GCTACAAACCAGAAAATTGTAAAAGCTGATGCTTACGTTGCTG CATGTGATGTCCCCGGAATAAAAAGGTTGCTTCCATCAGAGTGGAGGGAATTGCAATTTTTTAATAACATTTACGAGTTAGTAGGAGTGCCGGTTGTTACCGTGCAACTTAGATACAACGGCTGGGTGACAGAGTTGCGGGATCTGGAGCAGTCAAG GAAACTGAGGCAAGCTGTTGGCCTTGATAATCTCCTGTACACTCCGGATGCAGATTTCTCCTGCTTTGCAGACTTAGCTCTCACTTCTCCAGAAGATTACTACATCGAGGGACAAGGTTCATTGCTCCA ATGTGTCTTGACACCAGGTGACCCTTACATGCCATTGCCGAATGATGAAATCATAAAGAGAGTAGCGAAGCAG GTTTTGGCTTTATTCCCATCATCCCAAGGTTTAGAAATTACTTGGTCATCTGTTGTCAAAATCGGGCAATCTCTATATCGCGAAGGACCTGGAAAAGATCCATTCAGACCTGATCAGAAGACACCAATAAAGAACTTCTTTCTTGCTGGATCTTATACAAAGCAG GATTATATAGATAGTATGGAAGGAGCAACTTTGTCTGGCAGGCAAGCATCAGCCTACATATGTGATGCTGGGGAAGAGTTAGTGGCCCTGCAAAAGAAGCTGGCTGCAATTGAATCTCATCAACAGTTGGAAACTTCTTCTGATGAATTAAGCCTTGTATAA
- the LOC108472101 gene encoding zeta-carotene desaturase, chloroplastic/chromoplastic isoform X2, producing MVRVKSTRLFVKSSLDTNVSDMSVNAPKGLFPPEPEHYRGPKLKVAIIGAGLAGMSTAVELLDQGHEVDIFESRPFIGGKVGSFVDRKGNHIEMGLHVFFGCYNNLFRLMKKVGADQNLLVKDHTHTFVNKGGEIGELDFRFPVGAPIHGISAFLSTNQLKTYDKARNAVALALSPVVKALVDPDGAMRDIRDLDSISFSDWFLSKGGTRMSIQRMWDPVAYALGFIDCDNISARCMLTIFSLFATKTEASLLRMLKGSPDVYLSGPIRNYITERGGRFHMRWGCREILYDKFADGEIYVTGLAMSKATNQKIVKADAYVAACDVPGIKRLLPSEWRELQFFNNIYELVGVPVVTVQLRYNGWVTELRDLEQSRKLRQAVGLDNLLYTPDADFSCFADLALTSPEDYYIEGQGSLLQCVLTPGDPYMPLPNDEIIKRVAKQVLALFPSSQGLEITWSSVVKIGQSLYREGPGKDPFRPDQKTPIKNFFLAGSYTKQDYIDSMEGATLSGRQASAYICDAGEELVALQKKLAAIESHQQLETSSDELSLV from the exons ATGGTTCGGGTCAAGTCTACAAGGCTCTTTGTGAAGTCTTCTTTGGATACCAATGTTTCTGATATGAGTGTTAATG CTCCAAAGGGATTGTTTCCACCTGAACCTGAACATTATAGAGGACCAAAGCTGAAGGTGGCTATTATTGGAGCTGGTCTTGCTGGCATGTCAACAGCTGTTGAGCTATTGGATCAAGGCCATGAG GTTGATATATTCGAGTCTAGGCCTTTCATCGGAGGCAAAGTAGGTTCTTTTGTTGATAGAAAAGGAAACCACATTGAGATGGGGCTGCATGTTTTTTTTGGTTGCTACAACAATCTATTCCGGTTGATGAAAAAG GTGGGTGCAGATCAAAATCTACTTGTGAAGGATCATACTCACACATTTGTAAACAAAGGGGGTGAAATTGGTG AACTTGATTTTAGATTTCCAGTTGGAGCTCCCATCCATGGAATTAGTGCCTTTTTATCTACAAATCAACTGAAG acGTATGATAAAGCAAGAAATGCTGTGGCACTTGCCCTAAGTCCAGTTGTGAAGGCTCTTGTCGATCCAGATGGAGCGATGAGGGATATAAGAGATTTGGATAGT ATAAGCTTCTCTGATTGGTTTTTGTCTAAAGGTGGTACACGCATGAGTATCCAGAGAATGTGGGATCCTGTTGCTTATGCCTTGGGTTTTATCGACTGTGATAACATAAGTGCTCGTTGCATGCTCACTATTTTCTCATTGTTTGCCACCAAGACAGAGGCTTCTCTTCTGCGAATGCTGAAGGGTTCTCCGGATGTTTACTTGAGTGGTCCCATCAGAAATTATATCACAGAAAGAGGAGGCAG GTTCCATATGAGGTGGGGATGCAGAGAGATACTTTATGATAAATTCGCTGATGGAGAGATATATGTCACGGGACTTGCCATGTCTAAA GCTACAAACCAGAAAATTGTAAAAGCTGATGCTTACGTTGCTG CATGTGATGTCCCCGGAATAAAAAGGTTGCTTCCATCAGAGTGGAGGGAATTGCAATTTTTTAATAACATTTACGAGTTAGTAGGAGTGCCGGTTGTTACCGTGCAACTTAGATACAACGGCTGGGTGACAGAGTTGCGGGATCTGGAGCAGTCAAG GAAACTGAGGCAAGCTGTTGGCCTTGATAATCTCCTGTACACTCCGGATGCAGATTTCTCCTGCTTTGCAGACTTAGCTCTCACTTCTCCAGAAGATTACTACATCGAGGGACAAGGTTCATTGCTCCA ATGTGTCTTGACACCAGGTGACCCTTACATGCCATTGCCGAATGATGAAATCATAAAGAGAGTAGCGAAGCAG GTTTTGGCTTTATTCCCATCATCCCAAGGTTTAGAAATTACTTGGTCATCTGTTGTCAAAATCGGGCAATCTCTATATCGCGAAGGACCTGGAAAAGATCCATTCAGACCTGATCAGAAGACACCAATAAAGAACTTCTTTCTTGCTGGATCTTATACAAAGCAG GATTATATAGATAGTATGGAAGGAGCAACTTTGTCTGGCAGGCAAGCATCAGCCTACATATGTGATGCTGGGGAAGAGTTAGTGGCCCTGCAAAAGAAGCTGGCTGCAATTGAATCTCATCAACAGTTGGAAACTTCTTCTGATGAATTAAGCCTTGTATAA
- the LOC108473563 gene encoding DNA damage-repair/toleration protein DRT102, with translation MADSATASSPLKVIAGADSFGAELKDAMVSHLRSLNIEVEDLGITSYYNIGAEVGRRVSSATTSPSLETRGLLACGTGVGVGIFANKFPGVFATTCLTPDEARNNRSINNCNVLALSGMSTSADTAKEIVDTWLNTPFKAPCPASKSQPWPEEISNFFDESMNEMPKIGASENTQAETCAVCCLVKNRELNPIDIIPGGSMKILRESPTSAIIKFKAGSVEPAHHHTFGHCLLVMKGKKSVWNLSKKERYDLGDGDYLFTPAGDVHRVKYYEDTEFFLKWDGKWDMFFDEDLETAKIAIEKELANGSA, from the coding sequence ATGGCCGATTCCGCCACCGCGTCTTCCCCCCTAAAAGTCATCGCCGGAGCTGATTCTTTTGGCGCCGAGCTAAAAGACGCCATGGTATCCCACCTCCGCTCCCTCAACATAGAAGTCGAAGATCTCGGAATCACCTCCTACTACAACATCGGTGCTGAAGTCGGCCGTCGAGTATCTTCCGCCACCACCTCGCCCTCCTTGGAGACCCGTGGCCTCCTTGCTTGCGGAACGGGCGTCGGAGTCGGGATCTTCGCCAACAAATTCCCCGGCGTGTTCGCCACCACATGTCTCACTCCGGACGAAGCTCGCAACAATCGCTCCATCAATAACTGCAACGTCTTGGCACTCTCCGGCATGTCAACGTCCGCCGATACCGCTAAGGAAATCGTCGACACTTGGCTCAACACTCCTTTTAAAGCGCCGTGTCCGGCCTCTAAGTCCCAGCCTTGGCCGGAGGAAATCTCAAATTTTTTCGATGAATcgatgaatgaaatgcctaaaatCGGTGCTTCTGAGAACACCCAAGCAGAAACCTGTGCTGTTTGTTGCTTGGTTAAGAACAGAGAACTGAATCCAATCGATATAATCCCTGGTGGGTCAATGAAGATATTGAGAGAAAGTCCCACATCGGCTATTATTAAATTTAAGGCTGGGAGTGTCGAACCAGCCCATCACCATACTTTCGGGCATTGCTTGCTGGTGATGAAAGGGAAAAAAAGTGTTTGGAATTTGAGTAAAAAGGAAAGATATGATTTGGGTGACGGGGACTACTTGTTCACTCCAGCTGGGGATGTTCATAGGGTGAAATACTACGAAGATACTGAGTTTTTCCTCAAATGGGATGGGAAGTGGGATATGTTCTTTGATGAAGATCTTGAAACTGCTAAAATTGCCATTGAGAAGGAATTGGCTAATGGCTCTGCTTGA
- the LOC108472812 gene encoding uncharacterized protein LOC108472812: protein MIPACFSQPSNLSGTSQVPQNLITCIYHTQLWDSPTYLTLTWSKTHFSHSLTVYAADSFSITISLFPSTFSFFRNRPGSKSVYLTHHHRQRIKLYWDFTRADFAENSAEPESSFYIAISCNGKLEFILGDLMDELAKRCSGLSMARQVLLEPTLLSRREHVFGHKSYVSRAKFLGSKHEIGIDCNGGVLKVKVDGQTSLVIKRLAWKFRGNERIYVNGIEVDFFWDVFNWVNSENNNNNNNNNNTNGHGVFIFQVGDGGVWPEMVGPEKRLMRKSLSSLAAGGSSSAPMASASLSPSPSCSSVLQWAEESNDGGRSSCSSSTRSCGSNGGFSLLLYAWKKD from the coding sequence ATGATCCCAGCATGTTTTAGCCAACCTAGCAACTTGTCCGGTACCTCTCAAGTGCCTCAAAATCTCATCACCTGCATTTACCATACTCAGCTATGGGACTCACCTACGTATCTCACGCTTACATGGTCCAAAACCCATTTCTCCCATTCCTTAACAGTCTATGCTGCTGATTCCTTTTCTATTAccatttccctttttccttccacCTTCTCCTTCTTCAGAAACCGACCAGGCTCCAAATCTGTCTACTTGACTCACCACCATCGTCAAAGAATCAAGCTGTATTGGGATTTCACCAGGGCTGACTTTGCTGAAAACTCAGCTGAGCCTGAGTCTTCCTTCTACATTGCCATTTCATGCAATGGGAAGCTAGAATTCATCCTTGGTGATCTCATGGATGAACTCGCCAAGAGGTGTTCTGGGTTGTCTATGGCTCGACAGGTACTCCTTGAACCAACGCTCTTGTCTAGGAGAGAACATGTTTTTGGGCATAAGAGTTATGTTTCGAGGGCTAAGTTCTTGGGGTCTAAACATGAGATAGGGATAGATTGTAATGGAGGGGTTCTGAAGGTGAAAGTTGATGGCCAAACAAGCCTTGTCATAAAGCGATTGGCTTGGAAATTTAGAGGGAATGAAAGGATTTATGTTAATGGAATCGAGGTGGATTTTTTTTGGGATGTTTTCAATTGGGTCAATAgtgagaataataataataataataataataataataccaatGGCCATGGTGTGTTTATTTTTCAAGTTGGTGATGGTGGTGTGTGGCCTGAAATGGTTGGACCGGAGAAAAGGTTGATGAGGAAGAGTTTGTCATCGTTGGCCGCCGGGGGGTCGTCTTCGGCGCCGATGGCATCTGCAAGTCTGTCGCCGTCTCCGTCGTGCTCGAGTGTGCTGCAATGGGCGGAGGAGAGCAATGATGGTGGAAGAAGCTCATGTTCTTCTTCTACTAGGTCATGTGGGAGCAATGGAGGATTCTCTTTGTTGTTGTATGCTTGGAAGAAGGATTGA